The Populus alba chromosome 6, ASM523922v2, whole genome shotgun sequence genome contains a region encoding:
- the LOC118030854 gene encoding uncharacterized protein — MATFFLLLFSLLFFSASAHIHYVARVTDNPADQLVAALNDNRTAKKESTLYDNPGLGCIALQYIKAYQGDCSVVGGDDAKKPLDSQFADTFAPNCGVTASTLSQITGRLVACQSKYVEPSKAFSEILMKDSKSLEILHNKNHTEVGAAVTGTDGGAPYFWCVLFSNGKRNSSFTLEGGEAKITKPGCFSGANDVCSSANDWPRSITLWSSIATVFIAAAYVFGL; from the exons ATGGCTACCTTTTTTCTTCTACTATTTTCTCTTCTGTTCTTCTCTGCTTCTGCTCATATTCACT ATGTAGCGAGAGTAACTGATAACCCTGCAGATCAACTTGTTGCTGCACTTAATGATAATAGAACTGCGAAAAAGGAATCAACCCTCTATGACAACCCAGGCCTAGGCTGCATTGCTTTGCAGTATATAAAAGCATACCAAGGGGATTGCAGTGTTGTAGGGGGAGATGATGCCAAGAAGCCTTTGGATTCTCAATTCGCTGATACGTTTGCCCCCAATTGTGGCGTCACAGCCTCAACTCTCAGCCAGATCACTGGTCGTTTAGTTGCCTGCCAGTCCAAATATGTTGAGCCTTCTAAAGCATTCTCAGAAATTCTAATGAAGGATAGCAAGAGCTTAGAAATACTCCACAATAAAAATCACACAGAAGTAGGGGCTGCTGTTACTGGCACTGATGGTGGAGCTCCCTATTTTTGGTGTGTGTTGTTCAGCAATGGTAAGCGCAATAGTAGCTTTACTTTGGAGGGAGGCGAAGCGAAGATAACAAAGCCTGGGTGCTTTAGTGGTGCCAATGATGTGTGCAGCAGTGCTAATGATTGGCCTCGGTCGATCACTCTGTGGTCCTCCATCGCCACGGTTTTCATTGCAGCTGCATATGTCTTTGGTTTATAG
- the LOC118030583 gene encoding DNA repair protein rhp7 produces the protein MDSGEKKEKEKWGLDLNLSIQEEFSTGLGFQEFLGEEKEAENDQLGHDFGRDSDFRIRERDSVVETDDFTSSKRLRYTIEEKGKAKVDCGGSQVNLDFDLNLDLWGFEKDPVEGKMDTWPFEAGLLSSGPVMHNFFPDSVERNTQVDNYDVPRKDNVFEQRKEIALSSVRKRQSRRKEQKLMQREIARNVAPRFAHLGPQEQMKQHKEKKVKLREADLEMEPDLDDSQSPFSLALEAIKMRQTVRKGSSTGFSESLFKWVPAKAKDCDALKRDVPTLLDLSLNALAKNADAIVSLEHVPDKLRHRLSQLVSDCGVVDAHFVELLARGSPTEIRLRNISRLTEEEFSKIFSVCDTKDLTVLQLDLCGRCMPDYILHGTLARSSHRLPSLATISLKGAHRLSDIGLTQLAVSAPALQSINLSQCSLLTSQGISDFVSCFESTLRELYIDDCQNIDAAIILPALKKLKCLEVLSVAGIETVCDNFVIGLVKACGINMKELGFANCMQLTDISLRIVGKNCPNLCALDLSYLHNLTDSALKHLANGCQSIRRLKLCRNDFSDEAIAAFLEVSGQSLDALSVNNIHRVAHNTALSIAKCSRNLVSLDLSWCRRLTDEALGMIVDSCLSLKLLKLFGCTQITEAFLNGHSNPMVRIIGCKTGPVLEHLGALEPQENPLRYSPLTSFC, from the exons ATGGattcaggggaaaaaaaagaaaaggaaaaatggggtcttgatttaaatttatctatACAGGAGGAGTTTTCAACTGGTTTAGGGTTTCAAGAATTTTTAGGGGAAGAGAAAGAAGCTGAAAATGACCAACTGGGTCATGATTTTGGTAGAGATAGCGATTTTAGGATAAGGGAAAGAGACTCCGTTGTTGAAACGGATGATTTTACTAGTAGTAAGAGATTGAGGTACACAATTGAAGAGAAGGGGAAGGCTAAAGTTGACTGTGGTGGTAGTCAAGTGAATCTTGATTTTGATCTTAATCTTGATTTGTGGGGATTTGAGAAAGACCCAGTTGAAGGGAAAATGGATACATGGCCATTTGAAGCAGGGTTATTGAGTTCAGGACCTGTTATGCACAATTTCTTTCCTGACAGTGTAGAGAGAAATACCCAGGTGGATAATTATGATGTTCCAAGAAAGGACAACGTTTTTGAACAAAGAAAGGAGATAGCTCTGTCAAGTGTGAGGAAGAGACAATCAAGAAGAAAGGAACAGAAGTTGATGCAGCGTGAAATCGCTAGGAATGTTGCTCCACGATTTGCACATTTAGGTCCCCAAGAGCAGATGAAGCagcataaagaaaagaaagttaaatTGAGAGAAGCTGATTTGGAAATGGAACCGGACTTGGATGATTCTCAAAGTCCATTTTCATTGGCACTGGAAGCAATCAAAATGCGGCAAACTGTTCGAAAAGGGTCATCAACTGGTTTCTCTGAGTCGCTCTTCAAATGGGTTCCTGCAAAAGCCAAAGATTGCGATGCTCTGAAACGCGATGTTCCTACACTTCTGGACCTCAGTTTGAATGCTCTTGCAAAAAACGCTGATGCTATTGTGTCACTTGAACATGTTCCAGATAAATTACGGCATAGACTTAGTCAGTTGGTTAGTGATTGTGGGGTAGTGGATGCTCACTTTGTTGAACTTCTTGCAAGGGGATCTCCAACTGAAATTCGTCTGAGGAATATTTCGCGGTTGACAGAAGAGGAGTTTTCCAAAATATTTAGTGTTTGTGACACCAAGGACTTGACT GTGCTACAACTTGACCTCTGTGGACGATGCATGCCTGATTATATATTACATGGCACCTTAGCCAGGTCATCACATAGACTTCCTTCCTTAGCTACCATATCTTTGAAGGGTGCCCATCGTTTGTCAGATATTGGACTAACTCAGTTGGCTGTGTCTGCACCTGCATTACAGTCTATAAATCTGAGCCAGTGCTCCCTTCTCACATCTCAAGGCATCAGTGATTTTGTTAGCTGttttgaatctactttgagggAGCTGTATATAGATGATTGTCAGAATATAGATGCGGCAATTATTTTACCTGCACTGAAGAAACTCAAGTGCCTAGAAGTGTTGTCAGTAGCAGGCATCGAGACTGTTTGTGACAATTTTGTCATTGGACTGGTCAAAGCATGTGGCATAAACATGAAAGAGCTTGGTTTCGCTAATTGCAT GCAACTGACTGATATATCACTTCGAATTGTAGGCAAAAATTGTCCCAACTTATGTGCTCTGGATCTTTCTTACTTGCATAACTTGACAGACTCTGCATTAAAACACCTAGCCAATGGTTGCCAATCAATTAGGAGACTCAAACTTTGCCGAAATGATTTCAG TGATGAAGCTATAGCTGCCTTCTTGGAAGTCTCTGGACAGTCTCTGGATGCGCTTTCAGTTAACAATATCCATAGG GTTGCTCACAACACTGCCTTATCAATTGCCAAATGTTCAAGAAATTTGGTGAGTTTGGACTTATCATGGTGCCGCAGATTAACAGATGAGGCACTAGGAATGATTGTTGATAGCTGCTTATCGCTGAAGCTGCTCAAGCTATTTGGATGCACGCAG
- the LOC118030856 gene encoding uncharacterized protein yields MDKPCFLLSSSPNSSPTGSTQYSTAGMATLNTTSSSFHSSALPHHFSLSSSKPNIKSGSRGVIRCCALMSSSTTSTWQGQSRRSLLSNSLLLSHFLFVPNDAIAGSFFDKYVKRKKLDPLEAYVPAVILTELQIKDLEKILDVDQPQFGNYRSLLRSGPAASLRVNIRAVAQYASDAGNGNAAFNNVDQCLSALEELDSLLLRASRNEPDTSVKSMKAKIGTALAAMESLLQTVPSDVLDKGKAVADAYRTPDEASEAEILDPELKQLESIL; encoded by the exons ATGGATAAGCCCTGTTTCCTTTTATCTTCTTCCCCTAACAGCTCACCGACTGGATCCACCCAATACAGTACGGCTGGCATGGCCACACTTaacaccacctcctcctccttccaTTCATCAGCTCTCCCAcatcatttttctctttcttcttcgaAACCAAACATTAAGTCGGGTAGTCGAGGAGTAATCAGGTGCTGCGCATTGAtgtcctcctccaccacctcaACATGGCAGGGTCAGAGCAGGCGTTCATTGCTTTCCAACTCTCTACTTCTCTCACACTTCCTTTTTGTTCCTAATG atgCTATTGCTGGCAGTTTTTTCGATAAGTATGTGAAACG GAAAAAGCTTGATCCACTAGAGGCTTATGTGCCTGCTGTTATATTGACTGAGTTGCAGATTAAGGATTTAG AGAAAATTCTGGATGTTGATCAGCCTCAATTCGGCAACTATCGATCTTTATTACGTTCTGGTCCGGCAGCATCTCTTCGTGTAAATATTCGAGCA GTAGCACAATATGCTTCAGATGCTGGAAATGGTAACGCTGCTTTCAACAATGTTGATCAATGTCTCAG TGCTTTGGAAGAACTCGATTCCTTGCTTCTGCGAGCATCAAGAAACGAGCCGGATACTTCAGTTAAATCGATGAAGGCAAAAATAGGAACTGCCCTTGCTGCAATGGAAAG CCTTCTCCAGACTGTCCCATCTGATGTGTTAGATAAAGGGAAGGCTGTTGCGGATGCTTACCGGACCCCAGATGAAGCCTCTGAAGCTGAAATCTTAGACCCAGAATTGAAGCAGTTGGAATCAATCTTATGA
- the LOC118030855 gene encoding F-box/LRR-repeat protein 15 has translation MKIWCFSCFIFGGEEEEEDNKAMREGISENEGKTEGNLGNNEEEEDTEAIASRDIRRERYGRESMRWIEEMIRAMQRARSGFGGGGSSGTTDWGEVGPGFEEEGQFVAPPLALRRSAFCTSWLGRGENSGSSSAVAEAAGSGNGGRDRDSHNKRAKVYSYSNDCQYAALMASDAGNSTSSADRHLGLSQSSSIPSNNEIFYHNFMWNNNSDDNPIYSNGARDDGDDSSTSKSEDLEVRMDLTDDLLHMVFSFLDHINLCRAAMVCRQWRAASAHEDFWRCLNFENRNISVEQFEDMSQRYPNATEVNIYGAPAIHLLVMKALFSLRNLETLTVGKGQLGDPFFGALGDCIMLKSLNVNDATLGSGIQEIPINHDRLCHLQLTKCRVMRISVRCPQLETLSLKRSNMAQAVLNCPLLHLLDIGSCHKLTDAAIRSAAISCPQLESLDMSNCSCVSDETLREIALTCANLHILNASYCPNISLESVRMPMLTVLKLHSCEGITSASMSAIAYSYMLEVLELDNCSLLTSVSLDLPRLQNIRLVHCRKFADLNLQSIMLSSIMLSNCPALHRINITSNSLQKLALQKQENLTTLALQCQYLQEVDLTDCESLTNSICEVFSDGGGCPMLKSLVLDNCEALTAVRFHSTSLVSLSLVGCRAITALDLACPSLELVCLDGCDHLEEASFCPVALRSLNLGICPKLKILRIEAPCMVSLELKGCGVLSEASINCPLLTSLDASFCSQLKDDCLSATTASCPLIGSLILMSCPSVGSDGLLSLQRLPHLCVLDLSYTFLMNLQPVFDSCLQLKVLKLQACKYLTDTSLEPLYKDGALPALQELDLSYGTLCQSAIEELLACCRHLTHLSLNGCVNMHDLNWGCSGGQLSELPGKFSSSTLFSHENILVPPEQPNRLLQNLNCVGCPNIRKVVIPPVALCLHLSSLNLSLSANLKEVDVVCFNLCFLNLSNCCSLEILKLECPRLTSLFLQSCNIDEEAVEAAISQCGMLETLDVRFCPKICSISMGRLRAACPSLKRIFSSLSPS, from the exons ATGAAGATTTGGTGTTTCTCGTGCTTCATTTTCGgtggtgaagaagaagaagaagataacaaAGCCATGAGAGAGGGCATTTCAGAAAATGAAGGCAAGACCGAGGGCAATCTTGGAAATAACGAGGAGGAGGAAGATACTGAGGCGATTGCATCGAGAGATATCCGCCGAGAGCGTTATGGCCGGGAGTCGATGAGGTGGATTGAGGAAATGATTAGGGCGATGCAACGTGCTCGTAGTGGTTTTGGTGGCGGAGGCAGCAGCGGTACGACTGACTGGGGAGAGGTGGGGCCGGGTTTCGAGGAGGAGGGTCAATTTGTGGCTCCTCCTCTTGCTTTGAGGAGGTCTGCGTTTTGTACCTCGTGGCTGGGACGGGGAGAAAATAGTGGTAGTAGTTCTGCAGTGGCAGAGGCTGCCGGGAGTGGTAATGGGGGGCGCGATCGTGATTCACATAATAAAAGGGCTAAAGTTTACTCCTATTCTAA TGACTGTCAATATGCTGCGTTAATGGCTTCAGATGCTGGCAATTCTACTTCATCAGCTGATAGACACCTTGGTTTAAGTCAGAGCTCTTCAATTCCATCCaataatgagattttttatCATAACTTCATGTGGAATAACAACAGCGATGATAATCCCATCTATTCTAATGGTGCAagagatgatggtgatgatagcAGCACTTCCAAGTCAGAAGACTTAGAAGTTAGGATGGATCTTACAGATGACTTGTTGCATATG GTTTTCTCGTTCTTGGACCACATTAATCTATGTCGGGCTGCAATGGTTTGTAGGCAGTGGCGAGCAGCTAGTGCTCATGAAGACTTCTGGAGGTGTTTGAATTTTGAGAATCGAAACATATCTGTAGAACAAT TTGAGGACATGTCTCAGCGATACCCAAATGCCACTGAAGTGAATATTTATGGTGCTCCTGCTATTCACTTGCTTGTTATGAAAGCACTCTTTTCTTTAAG aaaTCTTGAGACTTTAACTGTAGGAAAAGGACAGCTAGGGGATCCTTTTTTTGGTGCCTTGGGAGATTGTATCATGTTGAAGAGTTTGAATGTCAATGACGCTACTCTGGGTAGTGGTATCCAGGAGATACCAATAAACCATGATAGATTGTGTCATCTTCAACTGACAAAATGTCGTGTGATGAGAATATCTGTCAG GTGTCCACAACTTGAGACTTTGTCTTTGAAGCGCAGCAACATGGCACAGGCTGTGCTGAATTGTCCTCTCTTGCATCTCCTTGATATAGGGTCTTGCCACAAGCTTACAGATGCAGCAATTCGTTCAGCAGCAATTTCATGCCCCCAGTTAGAGTCTTTAGACATGTCGAATTGTTCATGTGTGAGTGATGAGACACTGCGTGAAATAGCCCTCACTTGTGCTAATCTCCACATTCTTAATGCATCTTATTGTCCAAACATATCACTTGAG TCTGTTAGGATGCCAATGTTAACTGTTCTCAAGCTTCATAGCTGTGAAGGCATCACTTCAGCTTCAATGTCTGCGATTGCATATAGTTATATGCTGGAG gttttggaGCTTGACAATTGCAGTCTTCTGACTTCTGTGTCCTTGGATCTCCCTCGCTTGCAAAACATAAGATTAGTACATTGTCGAAA ATTTGCTGATCTGAACTTACAAAGTATCATGCTATCATCTATAATGTTGTCTAATTGCCCAGCCCTTCATCGAATCAATATCACTTCCAATTCACTTCAA AAATTAGCGTTGCAGAAACAGGAGAACCTAACAACATTAGCATTGCAGTGTCAATATTTGCAAGAAGTGGACCTCACAGATTGTGAATCTCTGACCAATTCTATCTGTGAAGTTTTTAGTGATGGTGGTGGATGCCCTATGCTAAAATCATTGGTTCTTGATAATTGCGAG GCCTTGACAGCCGTGCGTTTCCACAGCACTTCTTTAGTCAGTCTTTCCCTAGTTGGTTGCCGTGCTATCACTGCTCTTGATCTGGCGTGCCCTTCTCTAGAGCTTGTTTGTTTGGATGGCTGTGATCATCTTGAGGAAGCATCATTCTGCCCA GTTGCTCTCCGATCACTCAATTTGGGAATATGTCCCAAATTGAAAATCCTCCGCATTGAAGCACCATGCATGGTGTCCCTTGAGTTAAAAGGATGTGGTGTATTATCTGAAGCATCTATTAATTGTCCCCTCTTGACATCTCTGGATGCTTCATTTTGCAG CCAACTCAAGGATGATTGCTTGTCTGCAACCACTGCATCCTGCCCACTGATTGGGTCATTGATTTTAATGTCATGCCCATCTGTTGGTTCTGACGGACTACTTTCTTTGCAGCGGCTTCCACATTTGTGTGTTCTTGATTTGTCATACACTTTTTTGATGAATCTGCAGCCAGTGTTCGACTCTTGTTTGCAACTGAAG GTACTAAAATTACAAGCATGCAAATATCTTACTGACACATCATTGGAGCCTCTTTACAAGGATGGTGCTCTTCCAGCACTTCAGGAGTTGGACTTGTCTTATGGGACCCTTTGTCAATCTGCAATTGAAGAGCTTCTTGCTTGTTGTAGACACCTTACTCATTTGAGCTTGAATGGCTGTGTAAATATGCATGATCTGAATTGGGGTTGCAGTGGTGGTCAGCTTTCTGAGTTGCCAGGCAAATTTAGTTCATCTACCTTGTTCTCTCATGAGAATATTCTTGTGCCACCTGAGCAGCCAAATCGCTTATTGCAGAACCTCAACTGTGTTGGTTGTCCGAATATTAGGAAAGTTGTCATTCCACCAGTGGCCCTTTGTTTGCATCTGTCTTCACTAAACCTTTCTTTATCTGCCAATTTGAAGGAAGTCGATGTTGTTTGCTTTAATTTGTGCTTTCTTAATTTGAG CAATTGTTGCTCCTTGGAAATATTGAAGCTTGAGTGTCCAAGGCTGACTAGTCTTTTTCTTCAG TCTTGTAACATTGATGAAGAAGCTGTTGAAGCTGCCATATCTCAATGTGGCATGCTGGAGACTCTTGATGTACGTTTTTGTCCGAAG ATATGCTCAATAAGCATGGGCCGATTACGTGCAGCATGCCCGAGTTTAAAGCGCATCTTTAGTAGCTTGTCACCCTcgtaa